Proteins from one Brevibacillus humidisoli genomic window:
- a CDS encoding SulP family inorganic anion transporter produces MYKNLHQELLSGITVAVVALPLALAFGVAATGSPEGAIVGLYGAIFTGFFAALFGGTPAQVTGPTGPITVVITAVIAEYGLAYALVATVLAGLFQILFGLLRLGDYIRFIPQPVISGFMNGIAIIIIMTQMQTIESGLLIVIITIMIMLLSSRYIKVIPGSLVALLAGTGLVLLLGPYLPQTSFSLPFLGELHLLKQIELIGPIPTGLPQLHLPGWEPEILIQLISPAITIAVLGSIDSLLTSVVMDNITGRKHNSNKELIGQGIGNAISGLFGGLAGAGATVRSVVNVKSGGRTAVSAMVHSVILLLFMLVLGSFVSEIPLAVLAGILVVTGVSMFDYESLRVLRSEPKSDAAAMLITMVLTVMVDLMVAVGVGVVLSSLLFMKRMSEEGVSITRESVEANEEITLFSLRGPLYFGSCSRLTDEVTKVDSRFVILDMSDVSVIDASGALALGQISGKVREKESTLILTGVKENVRARLEKMKVLEKIGSEYVFESWDKGVHFVEEKCAVRPSTGFAGLY; encoded by the coding sequence GTGTATAAGAATTTGCACCAGGAACTATTGTCCGGTATTACCGTTGCCGTTGTCGCTCTCCCGTTGGCACTGGCGTTTGGAGTGGCAGCCACGGGCTCACCGGAAGGGGCTATTGTTGGTCTATATGGAGCGATCTTCACCGGTTTCTTTGCCGCATTGTTCGGAGGAACTCCGGCTCAGGTGACGGGTCCGACCGGGCCGATTACCGTCGTCATCACGGCCGTAATCGCGGAGTACGGCCTCGCGTACGCGCTGGTGGCGACTGTACTTGCGGGGCTGTTCCAGATATTGTTTGGATTACTCCGGTTGGGGGATTACATCCGCTTTATTCCACAGCCTGTCATCAGCGGATTTATGAATGGGATAGCCATCATCATTATCATGACCCAGATGCAGACGATCGAAAGCGGTCTGTTGATTGTCATCATCACGATCATGATCATGCTGCTCTCCAGTCGATATATCAAGGTGATACCTGGCAGCTTGGTCGCTCTGCTCGCAGGAACAGGCTTGGTCTTGTTATTGGGACCTTATCTGCCGCAAACATCGTTTTCCCTCCCGTTTTTGGGTGAGCTTCACTTGCTCAAACAGATAGAGCTGATTGGCCCGATTCCCACCGGATTGCCGCAATTGCATCTGCCAGGCTGGGAGCCTGAGATCCTGATCCAACTGATCTCCCCGGCCATCACCATTGCCGTATTGGGGTCGATCGACTCGCTTCTAACATCGGTAGTGATGGACAATATAACCGGACGAAAACATAACAGCAATAAGGAGTTAATCGGACAGGGCATCGGGAATGCCATCTCCGGTTTATTCGGGGGACTGGCAGGAGCAGGAGCCACTGTCCGGTCGGTGGTAAATGTGAAGAGCGGGGGAAGAACAGCCGTTTCCGCCATGGTGCACAGCGTCATTTTGCTGCTGTTCATGCTGGTGCTTGGCTCGTTTGTCAGTGAAATCCCGCTTGCTGTGCTGGCTGGCATTCTCGTGGTAACCGGGGTATCGATGTTTGACTACGAGAGTTTGCGAGTGCTGCGCAGCGAGCCAAAATCGGATGCGGCAGCGATGCTGATCACGATGGTCCTGACCGTCATGGTGGATTTAATGGTTGCGGTTGGCGTCGGGGTTGTCCTGTCTTCTCTGCTGTTTATGAAACGGATGAGTGAAGAGGGCGTATCCATCACGCGAGAATCGGTGGAAGCAAACGAGGAAATCACGCTGTTTTCGCTTCGAGGGCCCCTGTACTTTGGCTCATGCAGCCGGTTAACGGATGAGGTGACGAAGGTTGACTCCCGATTTGTCATCCTGGATATGAGCGATGTCTCCGTGATCGATGCATCGGGAGCGCTCGCGTTAGGGCAGATCAGCGGAAAAGTGAGAGAAAAAGAAAGTACGCTGATCCTTACTGGAGTGAAAGAAAATGTTCGGGCCCGGTTGGAAAAGATGAAGGTATTG
- a CDS encoding ArsR/SmtB family transcription factor, with amino-acid sequence MNLELQQFKADFFKALAHPLRIRIIELLRDGDKYVNELQAHMEVESSIVSQQLAILRAKNIVVGVKEGNKVAYSVKDPAIYELLAVAKKMFHNHLSDTISLLNQMNAD; translated from the coding sequence TTGAATCTGGAACTGCAGCAGTTTAAAGCTGATTTTTTTAAAGCGCTGGCTCACCCGCTGAGGATTCGGATTATCGAATTGTTGCGGGATGGGGACAAGTATGTCAATGAGCTGCAAGCTCATATGGAAGTGGAGAGTTCGATCGTATCGCAGCAGTTGGCTATTTTGCGTGCAAAAAATATTGTGGTTGGCGTGAAAGAGGGGAACAAAGTGGCATACTCGGTCAAAGACCCTGCGATTTACGAATTGCTGGCAGTAGCCAAGAAAATGTTCCACAATCATCTGAGCGATACGATTTCTCTGCTCAATCAGATGAATGCGGATTGA
- a CDS encoding DMT family transporter translates to MSSFYAGSFFVLISAAAFAMIPIFALYAYEGGVSVATLLFLRFLIAGVLFFSYLFVKKSGRLKLTPQQLIHLLLLGCFFYTMQSILYFSSVAYIPASLAALLLYTFPIYVSILSYLVDREPINGKTITSILISMSGLALVLGTSFGEVEIVGVLLALGAAVSYALYIVLGNRTVQHLPPLVVSGYVSLFATCSLFVVGLATGGLALSFAPSAWWAVLGVAVVCTVIAFFTFFRGLSLVGSTRASVLSMIEPVVTSLFSALLFAERLSWLQMMGGAIVLIGASLIVTAREQAKVEQSG, encoded by the coding sequence GTGAGTTCATTCTACGCAGGCAGTTTTTTTGTGCTTATCTCGGCGGCAGCTTTTGCGATGATCCCCATCTTTGCACTGTACGCCTACGAGGGCGGGGTCAGCGTTGCGACGCTGCTGTTTCTCCGCTTTCTGATCGCAGGCGTACTTTTCTTTTCCTATCTGTTTGTCAAAAAGTCGGGCCGCCTCAAGCTGACACCGCAGCAGTTGATTCATCTGCTGCTGCTCGGCTGTTTTTTTTACACGATGCAGTCGATCCTGTACTTTTCTTCAGTTGCTTATATCCCGGCTTCATTGGCTGCTCTGCTGCTCTATACCTTTCCGATCTACGTCTCGATTCTCTCCTATCTGGTCGATCGGGAGCCGATCAATGGCAAGACGATTACCTCGATTCTGATCTCGATGAGCGGACTGGCGTTGGTATTGGGAACCTCGTTTGGCGAAGTGGAGATCGTCGGGGTACTGCTGGCGCTGGGAGCGGCTGTTAGCTATGCCCTATACATCGTGCTGGGCAATCGGACGGTGCAGCATCTGCCGCCGTTGGTGGTGAGCGGCTATGTGTCGCTGTTTGCCACCTGTTCGCTGTTTGTGGTCGGCTTGGCTACAGGCGGGCTAGCCTTGTCGTTTGCGCCAAGCGCGTGGTGGGCCGTGCTGGGAGTAGCCGTTGTTTGTACGGTGATCGCCTTTTTTACCTTTTTTCGGGGACTGTCGCTGGTCGGTTCGACGCGGGCATCTGTGCTCAGCATGATTGAGCCGGTGGTGACCAGTCTCTTCTCCGCGCTGCTGTTCGCGGAGCGGCTCAGTTGGCTGCAGATGATGGGAGGGGCGATCGTGCTGATCGGTGCGTCGCTGATCGTCACCGCACGGGAACAGGCCAAGGTGGAACAGAGCGGGTAG
- a CDS encoding YbaK/EbsC family protein, protein MPINRVRDYVAAHDPSIVPIEFAEETKTVEDAARVLGVEPGQIAKSILFRAGEQYGLFVAAGDVKVSAKVVKALLGGKPRMAKPQEVEEVTGFRVGGVCPFALAQEVPIFLDESMKRFSTVYTAAGTANSVLPVSFAQLQEITGGTVVEMQQDQQVRVDT, encoded by the coding sequence ATGCCGATCAATCGGGTGAGGGATTATGTAGCAGCTCATGATCCGTCGATCGTGCCGATCGAGTTTGCAGAAGAGACCAAAACGGTGGAAGACGCTGCACGCGTGCTGGGCGTGGAACCGGGGCAGATCGCCAAGTCGATCCTGTTTCGTGCGGGAGAACAGTATGGCTTGTTTGTCGCGGCAGGTGATGTAAAGGTGAGTGCAAAAGTGGTCAAAGCACTGCTGGGTGGCAAACCGCGGATGGCCAAGCCGCAGGAAGTGGAGGAAGTGACCGGTTTTCGCGTCGGCGGGGTTTGCCCGTTTGCGCTGGCACAAGAGGTGCCGATCTTTCTGGACGAATCGATGAAACGGTTTTCGACGGTGTACACTGCGGCGGGGACGGCCAACTCGGTGCTGCCGGTCAGTTTTGCGCAGTTGCAGGAGATCACAGGCGGGACCGTGGTGGAGATGCAGCAGGATCAGCAGGTGCGGGTGGATACATAG